In Planococcus sp. MB-3u-03, the DNA window AGCTACTCACCCAAAAGCGGACGAACCATCCAGAACGGAATCTATCTGACTCATTCGATTCAACTAAATGTCTAAGCCCCTCGCGCTTAAGGGTGAAGCGTAGCCAAGAGACAGGCGTTCTTCCTGGCTCATGGCGGGAGCTCAACCCCAAGCGAGGCGGCGGCTACCAAGGTGATGACAAAACACAGCTGTCTCCTATTTACATGAAAACGCCACTCCGTTAAAAATTCGACCACCTCAAAAAAGAGCCTCGCCAGTTACAGGCAAGGCTCTTCATTCGTATCAATAAATTCAATCGCCCATCAACGTCACGAGCACCGCTTTTTGGGCATGCAGGCGGTTTTCGGCTTCCTGGAAAATGACCGAATGGGGGCCTTCCAAAATATCGGTCGTCACTTCTTCCTCGCGGTGCGCAGGGAGGCAGTGCATAAAAATGTAATCAGCTTTCGCATGCTGAACCAGGTCTGCGTTCACTTGGAATCCTTCAAAATCATTCAGGCGCTTGATGGCTTCCGCTTCCTGGCCCATGCTCGCCCAAACATCCGTATAGATGGCGTCGCTATTTTTCACGGCTTCGATGGGATCATGGGTCACCGTTACCACAGAACCGGTATCTTTTGCGATGGCTTGTGCGAGTTCAACCATTTCCGCTTGCGGCTCATAGCCTTTCGGAGCGGCGATCGCGATGTCGAGCCCGACTTTTGCTGCGCCGATCATCAAGGAGTTGGCCATATTATTGCCATCTCCGATATACGCCAGCTTGCGGCCTTTCAACTCGCCGAAATGTTCGATCAGCGTCATGAGATCGGCCAGCACTTGGCATGGGTGGTAATCATCGGTCAAGCCATTGATGACGGGAATTGAGCTGAACTGCGCGAGCTCTTCCACAGCGGACTGATGGAATGTGCGGATCATCAAGCCGTCCAAATAACCCGACAACACACGGGCCGTATCGGCAATCGTTTCACCGCGGCCGAGCTGAGTATCCTGAGAACTCAAGAACATCGCGTGCCCGCCAAGCTGCAGCATGCCGGCTTCAAACGAAACACGCGTGCGGGTTGACGATTTCTCGAAGATCATGCCGAGCACTTTTCCTTTCAAGAGCGGCAGATGTTTATTTTCCGGTTTCTTTAATTCAATCGCTAAATTAAGCAAATCGATGATCTCCTCGGTGCTATAGTCTTTCAATGAGAGAAAATCTTCCTGGGCAACAGTTGGGGCAAGCGGCATGATCATCGTCATTGGGCAAGCACTCCTTTCAAGCGTTCAGATTGGGTTTTTTGGCTTGCGGCGTAAGCGGCCGCAGTTTCCGGGCGTGACCAGGCATGGAGGCGGTGGATGGCCGCTTGCGCCATGCGGCCAGCGTCAGGTGTTTCGGAAAAGTCGATATAGGCGGCAGCCTCTTTCGATAATAACCACTCGTTAAAAGACAGTTGGTCTTCGGTCACGATCGTGAAGCCTTGTGCGCGCCAAGAATTGAGTTGCTCATAATCGGCGCTGTCCCGGGCGGCGAATAGCGTTGAGCCTGTTGCAAGTTTCGCCAACTGGACGGAAGCGCCAGTCAATGCTTTCTCGAGCGCTTCTTCAAACAGCTTGGCTGTACCGATCACTTCACCGGTCGACATCATCTCGGGCGATAGGACCGGGGACAAGCCAGGCAATTTAATATGGGAGAACACCGGCGCTTTGACGGTAAAGTCCGGTTGTCCGTTATACATGTCTTCAATGCCGAGCTCATCGTACGGCACACCGAGCAATAAAGCGGTAGCGTGCTGAACGAGCGGCACATCCGTCACTTTCGAGCTGATTGGCGCCGTGCGCGATGCCCGCGGATTAATTTCCATGACGAATAATTGATCTTCTTCGTAGACGAATTGGATATTGAAAAGCCCGGTGTAGTCAAGTTGTCTCGCAATATGCTGGGCGGTATCCACCAGTTTTTGCTGCTGGCCTTCGGTGAGCGTTACGGGCGGTGTGCTCGCGATGCTGTCGCCGGAATGGACGCCGGTTCCTTCAATGTGCTCGAAAATCGCCGACACCCAAACATTGTCGCCATCCGTTAAAATATCGGCTTCGGCTTCTTTGCCGGTGACGAAATGGTCGACCAATACTGGAAACGCTTTGTCCGCGCCCGCGAGCCAAGCATCAAGCTCCGCTTGGTTGTGAAGCACGATCATGCCGCGTCCACCGATGACATAAGAAGGGCGAAGCAAGACCGGGAAGCCGAGCTTTTCTGCTGCCGGCAGTACTTCTTCCGGCGCATTCGCCGTCGTCCCGGGGATGGTCGGCAAGCCGATCGACTCGAGAAAGGCATAAAAGCGGTCGCGGTCTTCCATTTGGTCCAGCAAATCGACCGATGAGCCGAGCACGGTAATGCCCGCTTCTTCCAATGCTTTCGCCAAATTAAGCGAAGTCTGTCCGCCGAACTGGAGGATGACTTGGTGTATGCCCTCAAATTCCAGGACGTTCAAGACATCTTCCGCCGTGATCGGTTCGAAATAAAGTGCATCTGCCACTTCGTAATCGGTGCTGACGGTTTCTGGGTTGTTGTTGATCATGACGGCTTCATAGCCAAGCTTCTGTGCGGCCATAACACTGTGCACGCAGCAATAATCAAATTCGATGCCTTGCCCGATGCGGATTGGGCCGGATCCGACGACTGCGACTTTTTTCGCGCCTTTTGAACGGTCGACGTCTGCGGCATTGTCCCATGTGGAATAGAAATAATTTGTATTCGAACGGAACTCAGCGGCGCATGTGTCGATCATCCGGTAAGCTGGCGCAATTTTATAGCTTCTGCGTTGTCCCCAAATTTCAGCTGCCGGCACATTCCAAATATCGGCCATTTGCTGGTCGCTAAAGCCGAGCTTTTTCGCCTGCAATAAGCGATCGGCGGTTACGTTGTTCCAGCTGATCGATTTGAGGTCTTGCCACTCTGTAACAATATTCGATAAAACGTATAAGAAATAAGGCGTGATGCCGGTGATGGCATGCAGTTCATCAGTGGTTTTTCCGCGGATGAGCAATTCGAACAGCACGAACAAACGGCGGTCGTCCGGCTTCATTGCGAGTTCCAGTAAATCGCCCGTCGGCAATGAGGAGATGGCGGGAAGGCGGAACCCGTCTATCGGAAGTTCAAGCGAGCGCAGCGCTTTTTGCATAGCGGCTTCCATGCGGCGTTCGATCGCCATCACTTCGCCGGTCGCCTTCATCTGCGTGCCGAGCGTGCGGTCCGCTAAAGGGAATTGGTCGAACGGCCAGCGCGGGATTTTCAAGGCGACGTAATCGAGTGCCGGCTCGAAGCTGGCGTAGGTCGTGCCGGTCACCGGGTTCTTCAATTCATCGAGCGTATAGCCGATTGCGAGCTTGGCGGCGATCTTCGCGATCGGGTAGCCGGTCGCTTTGGAAGCGAGCGCGGATGAGCGGCTGACGCGCGGGTTGACTTCAATTAAAAAATAATCGGAGGTTTCCGGATGGAGGGCGAACTGCACATTGCAGGCGCCGATGATGCCGAGCGCTTCGATGATGTTGATGCAAGACGTGCGCAACATGTGAAAATCCGGATCGTTCAAAGTTTGGCTCGGCGCGACAACGATCGAATCTCCGGTATGCACACCGACCGGATCCAAGTTCTCCATATTGCAGACCGTGATGCATGTGCCCGCTGCATCGCGCATCACTTCATACTCGATTTCCTTATAGCCGGCGATGCTCGTCTCGACGAGGCATTGCTTGATCGGGCTCGCCGACAAGCCTTGCGTGACCAGCTTGATATAAGTTGCTTCGTCGCTTGCGATGCCGCCGCCGAAACCGCCGAGCGTATAGGCGGGGCGGACGATTACGGGATAGCCCGTGCGCTCTGCGAAAGCGAGCGCGCCGTCGAGCGAATAGATGATGTCGCTGTCCGGTACCGGTTCACCGAGTTGCTTCATCAAGGAACGGAACTGGTCGCGGTCTTCGGCTTTTTGATGGCGGTCATATCGGTGCCGAGCAATTCGACGCCGTATTGTTCCAAGATGCCGGCATCGGCCAGCGCCATTGCCAAATTCAATCCGGTCTGGCCGCCGACAGTCGCAAGCAGGCCGTCCGGACGTTCTTTCTCGATGATGTTAGTAGCGGATTCGAGTGTCATTGGTTCGAAATACACTTTGTCCGAGACGCTTTCATCGGTCATGATCGTCGCCGGGTTGTTATTGATGAGCACCACTTCGATGCCTTCTTCTTTTAGAGCCAAGCATGCTTGGGTGCCGGAATAGTCGAACTCTGCGGCTTGCCCGATGACGATGGCGCCGGATCCGATGACGAGCACTTTTTCAATAGAGTCTAATTTAGGCATGCATTTTCACCTTCTTCATTTCATTTGCGGTCTCTAGGAACTGGTGGAACAAAGCGAGATGATCCGCTGGGCCGGGAGCTGCTTCCGGGTGGAATTGAACCGTCGTAATCGGCAATTGCGGATGGATCAATCCTTCGATGCTGCCGTCGTTGACGTTTTCATACAGTACCTCGAACGGCGTTTCATTCAAGCTCTCCGCTTCGACGACATAGCTATGATTTTGGGAGCTCATACTGACGCGTCCGGTCTTATTGTTTTTAACGGGATGGTTCGCACCACGATGGCCGTAAGCGAGCTTCGCTGTTTTCGCGCCGAAAGCAGCAGCCAGCACCTGGTGGCCGAGGCAAATGCCGAACGACGGATAGCGCTCTGCCCAGTCGCGGTAGACCGGCAAGCGGCTGTTCAATGCTTGCGGGTCCCCCGGTCCGTTCGAGAACAATAGCCCGTCAACGCCGAGAGATTCAGGAAGGTCGGCTGCCCCGTTATAAGGGATGATGCTGACCGTGCAGCCAAGAGCGAGCAATTCTTTTAATATGGAAGCTTTGTAATGGAAATCGACCAGGCCGATATGCAAAGGGCCTTCGCCGATTTGCTTCGTCTCTGCCGCTTCGCCGGCTGGGAAAAAATCGGTCTTGATCATTTGCCACGGCTGTTCAGTCGTGTTCTCGTGAAGCAGCTGCGCCGGCATAGTGCCCGTTTCACGGACATGTTGGATGACTGAGCGTGTATCTATGCCGCTCAGGAGCGGAACGTCTTGCGCTTCGGCGAATTGTGCCAGCGAAATTGCCTGTTTGGGTAACGGGCCCGCATACAGCTCTGCAACAATGATGCCCGAGGCTTGGATTTTTTCGGATTGTGCATAAAGTGATTCGATGCCGTATTGGCCGATCAATGGATAGGAAAAAACGATGACCTGCCCTTTATAGGAAGGGTCGGTAATGACTTCCTCATAGCCGGTCATGCCTGTGAAAAAGACGACCTCTCCCTGCACCGCTGCTTGTGTGCCGTGCCACGTTCCTGTAAATGATGCGCCATTCGCCAAAATCAATTTTCCTGTCATGCTCCACACTCCTTTTATGAATATATATGCAACATAAGTAATTTTTATAATAAATGATGTGTCCTGTATTATAATGTTGCATAAAAATTAAGTCAACAGCATTTTTATTAATTGTCAGGGGAATTGGTTAAATTCCGGTAAAATGCAGGAAAAAAGGAGAAAGGGCTTACAGAAAATCTTTTTAAATGGAATGTTTTTCATGTATAATAATCACAAAATCAGTTGGGAAGGGGCGTCCATAAGTGAAGAGAGAGAAAATGCACGAAAATCAGGGAGTGACCCCGCTGCAAAATGAATACACGCGGGCTGCAGAAATCGAAGACGCACGGAAAAAGCGGCATAAAGTGGTATTGTACAGGCGCTTGGCGGTATTCGGCTTGGTCGTGCTGTTGACGAGCATTTGGCTGGGGTCAACCATTTATGCACAATCCCAGACCATTGCCGGCAAAGAACAGCTGCAGCAGGAAAAGCTGGCCGAGCTTGAGGAAGTCCAGAAGCAGCAGGCCAAGCTCGAAGAACAGATCCGTTTGCTGAACGACGACGATTATGTATCGAAGCTGGCGCGTAAAGATTATTTCCTGTCGGATGAGGGCGAGATTATTTTCACCTTGCCGAATGATGGCGAGAAACCGCAAGAAGATGGCGAAGAAAAAGAGTAGTCGGTTGACACTCTTCCTTTCATCGCTATAATTAAAGGTGGGATCAGTCCCGCAAACTGTCAATTTGGCCCGAACTTGGAGTCATCTTAAATTTTAAGGAGGAGCATTTTTTTTATGTCGATTGAAGTAGGCAGCAAGTTAGAAGGAAAAGTCACGGGTATTACAAACTTTGGAGCGTTCGTACAGCTTCCAACAGGTGCAACAGGCCTCGTGCATATTAGTGAAGTCGCCGACAACTATGTGAAAGATATTAACGATCACTTGAAAGTTGGCGAAATGGTAGAAGTGAAAGTGATGAATGTAGAAGCAGACGGGAAAATCGGTTTGTCAATCCGCAAAGCGAAGCCTCAGCCAGAAGGCGGCACAAGTCGTCCAAGCCGTCCGCGTCCGAACAATCGTTCTTTTGACCGCGCCCCTAAGGAAACCTTCGAAACGAAGATGGCAAAATTCCTGAAAGACAGCGAAGACAACCTGTCGACGCTAAAGCGTGCCACAGAATCCAAGCGTGGCGGTCGTGGAGCGAAAAGAGGCTAACTTGCTAGCTGTTTTAATAGCATAGAGAAAATGCTTCAACTTAGTTGAACTGTGAAGATGGAACGCTTCTCCTTTCGGGGAGGGCGTTTTTTTATCGCCCGAAAAGTGCGAAGCGGTAGGAGAATGGGAAGCGTTTGTCTAAGTAAGTAGACAGCTCAGCAGGCACTCGTCCTGCACGATACAGCGGAAAGGTGTGGAAAGGATGGAACAACAGCAAGTCCTTCAGGCATTTGAAGACTACGAAGTCTACATGGAATCGCTCCAGAAAACTTTATCCGAATCCGATGACGCACACAAGCCGATCGCAGACGGCAAATGGTCAATCGCGCAGATGGTCATGCATCTCACAGAATGGGACCGTTTTATCCGCAGCGAGCGGCTGCCGCACATGGAAGAAGGGGCGCATCTGGATCCTTTGCCAGAAGTTGATGAATTCAACCGCCGTGCCATCGATAAAGCCGAAACGATGAATTTTTCGTCCATTGTCACACAAGCCATTGAAGAACGCCGTTTGTTGAGAGAGCGGCTGGCATCTGCCACTCCCAGTCAATGGAATGCCGTGTACTACGTTGATGATAAGAACATGACGATGGGTCGCTATTTCGGGGGTCTCGCCGAACACGATGCCCACCATTTCAAGCAGATCGATACTTTTTTAACATAAAAAAAGCGCCCTCCATGATGGAGGGCGCTGCTTATGATAGGATGGCGGCAGAGGGGATCGAACCCCCGACCTTACGGGTATGAACCGTACGCTCTAGCCAGCTGAGCTACGCCGCCTTGTTCAAACGAACAGTTTATATCATACTATCCTTAATACATATATGTCAATTAGCATTTTATGTTTTTGCGATATTTATTTTATTCAGGCTGGAAAATAAACAGAACAGGAGGGCATGCCGTGAATCATTATGAACAAACGATGCTTGCATACCATACAAAACACGGGTTATTCGAAACTGGCGAGCAGCTCGTCATCGGCGTTTCGGGCGGCATCGATTCGATGGTTCTTTTGCATTTTCTCTCGAAAAAGCGGCATCAATTGGGCGTACACCTCACAGCAGTGCATATCGATCACATGCTGAGGGGGGAACAATCTGCGCAAGACCGCCGCTTCGTCGAGCAGCAATGTAAGCTGTGGGAGGTGCCGTGTGAAAGTTTTGCAGTCCCTATCCCTGCGATTTTAGCTGAAAATGGTGGAAACACGCAAAGTGTCTGCAGGGAAGAACGCTACCGGATATTCGAGCAAGTGATGGAAAAAACGGAATCCACCGTCCTCATCACGGCCCATCATGCAGACGACCAATTGGAGACGATTTTGATGGAAGGCATGCGCGGCAGCCTGCGAAACGGGGCTTTTGGCATGCGCATCAAGCGGCCATTTGGGGGCGGCATGCTCGTCCGGCCACAGCTTGCTGTCACCAAAGCGGAAATTGCCCAGTATGCAGAACTAAACAAAGTACCATACCGCGAAGACCCGAGCAATGCCAGTGACACTTACACGCGCAACCGCATCCGCAAGACAATCGTGCCGGCGATGGCACAGGAAAACCCTCGCGCAGCGTCACACTTCTCGGAGCTTGCCGAACAGATCAATGAAGATGCAGCGTTCCTCCAGCAGCTCGCCGTACAAATGCTAAAGGAATTGCTGCTATCAGGTCAGGAATTACTTATTTCTGCCGAAAGTTTCAGAAGCCATCCCTCTGCTTTACAAAAAAGGATGGTTCTACTACTATTAAACTATCTATATGATGACAAGCGAGTGTTAATAACGAGCCATTTGGCGGAACAAGTGCGCGAGCTGCTGCAAAGTTCCTCGGGCACTGTTTTTTTACATTTGCCGCAAAATTATATGATGATACGCCAATACGACCAGGTATTCTTTGAAAAATCAAAAGAATTCCTCCAGCGCCAGCGGGCGGATATCGGCCATGTTTGGTCGCCGCCTGTCCTGGGTTCCCGTTACCGGGTTGTGCCAGTGGGCGAAGAGCCGGAAGCAGAGAATGCCGTTTTTTGGTATTTCCACTCCGAAGAGACGGATTTTACGCTCCGCGGAAGGGAGCCTGGCGACCGCATCTTGCTTGCGGGCATGAACCAGGCGAAAAAACTGGCGCGGCTGATGATTGATGAGAAGATCCCAGCGCAACAGCGGGACAACTGGCCAATTATCGTAGCCGGAACAAATCGAGTATTACTGGTGCCCGGTTTGCGCACCGCCGCTTGCCTGAGCCGGACCAAGCGTTCGGAAGACAACCGAGTATTAGTTAAACAATGCATAGACTATGCAAAATGAGGAAGAAACTAGGAGGCCCACCATGCTACAAAAGGACATTAAAGAAGTATTGATCAGCGAACAACAGCTTCAGGAAAAAGCACGCGAACTCGGCGACACATTGACGCGTGATTATGAAGGGAAATACCCGCTTGCCATCGGCGTATTAAAAGGCGCCATGCCATTTATGGGCGACCTCATGAAACGTTTTGACGGTTATGTGGAAATGGATTTCATGGATGTTTCAAGCTACGGAAACGCAACGGTTTCTTCAGGCGAAGTCAAAATCGTCAAGGATTTGAACGCAAGCGTCGAAGGCCGTGACTTGCTGATCATCGAAGACATTATCGACAGTGGGCTGACACTGAGCTATTTGGTGGACTTGTTCAAATACCGCAAAGCGAATTCCATTAAAATCGTCACGCTTCTCGACAAGCCAACTGGCCGCAAAGTGGACCTAAAAGCGGATTATATCGGCTTTGAAGTGCCGGATGCGTTCGTTGTCGGCTACGGCTTGGACTACGCAGAAAAGTACCGTAACCTTCCATATATTGGGATTCTTGAGCCGGCTGTCTATAGCGGCGAAGAGGAATAGTCAAAGAACGTTCAAAGAGCCGATGATTTCAAGCATGCCCTAAAGGCTTTTCATTGTATGCATTTTTGTCCCTGTGTTAGTATTTAGTATAGTTTTGGGAAACTTTGTGAGGAGGCGCGGGATGAATCGAATATTCCGATACACCATATTTTATCTACTGATATTCCTAGTCATCATCGGTATTCTAGGAACTTTCAATAATAGCAACCAACCGACGCAAAATATTGGCTATGGCGACTTTCTGGATGCGCTGAATGCTGGCGAAATTACAGAAGTGACTATCCAGCCGGATGCACAAGTATACGAAGTAACCGGTCGTATGACAGATTATGATGAAGGCGAATCGTTTGTGACCAATGTACCGATCGAGAACGAAGCATTGGTAGCGCAAATTGATGAACTTGCAACAGCGCAAGAAGGAGTGGAAGTCGAGTTTTTGAAAGCACCGCAAACTAGCGGCTGGGTTTCATTCTTTACCGGCATCATTCCATTCATCATCATCTTCATCCTGTTCTTCTTCTTGCTCAACCAATCACAAGGCGGCGGTGGCGGCCGAGTGATGAACTTCGGGAAAAGCAAGGCGAAATTATACGATGATCAGAAACAAAAAGTTCGCTTCGACGATGTAGCCGGAGCGGATGAAGAGAAGCAAGAGCTTGTCGAAGTAGTGGACTTCCTGAAAGATCCGAAACGCTTCGGTGAAATCGGTGCCCGCATTCCGAAGGGGATCTTGCTTGTCGGGCCTCCGGGTACCGGTAAAACTTTGCTTGCCCGCGCAGTAGCTGGCGAAGCAGGCGTGCCGTTCTTCTCCATCAGTGGTTCGGACTTCGTCGAAATGTTCGTCGGTGTCGGGGCTTCGCGTGTTCGTGATTTGTTCGAGAACGCGAAGAAAAACGCACCATGTATCATCTTTATCGATGAGATCGATGCAGTCGGACGCCAGCGCGGCGCCGGCCTTGGCGGCGGGCATGATGAGCGTGAACAAACGCTTAACCAATTGCTCGTCGAAATGGATGGCTTCGGCGCGAACGAAGGCATCATCATCATCGCTGCAACCAACCGTCCGGATATCCTGGATCCGGCACTTCTGCGTCCTGGCCGTTTTGACCGCCAGATCACAGTCGGCCGCCCGGATGTCAAAGGACGCGAAGAAGTGTTGAAAGTCCATGCGCGCAACAAGCCGCTTGACGACACTGTCGACATGAAGGCGATTGCCCAGCGGACGCCTGGCTTCTCCGGTGCAGACCTTGAGAACTTATTGAACGAAGCAGCTCTTGTAGCCGCTCGCCGCAATAAAAAGAAAATCGACATGTCCGATATCGACGAAGCGACAGACCGCGTTATTGCCGGTCCAGCTAAGAAGAATCGTGTCATTTCGAAAAAAGAACGCAATATCGTCGCTTACCACGAATCAGGGCATACCGTAATCGGCCTGATCCTGGATGATGCGGATATCGTCCATAAAGTAACGATTGTCCCACGCGGCCAGGCTGGCGGATATGCCGTCATGCTGCCACGTGAAGACCGTTACTTCATGACCAAACCAGAACTTCTCGATAAGATTGCCGGCTTGCTCGGCGGTCGTGTTGCAGAGGATATCGTCTTCGGTGAAGTATCCACTGGCGCGCACAATGACTTCCAGCGTGCAACAGCGATTGCCCGCAGCATGGTGACTGAATACGGGATGAGCGATAAGATCGGCCCGATTCAATTCGGCCAGTCCCAAGGCGGAAACGTCTTCCTTGGACGCGATTTCAATTCGGATCAAAACTATTCCGATGCCATCGCATTCGAGATCGACCAAGAAATCCAGCGCATCATTAAAGAGCAATATGTCCGGACGAAAGAGATCCTCACGGAAAAACGCGAGCTTCTCGAACTACTCGCCAACACATTGCTCGAAGTGGAAACACTTGATGCTGCACAAATTATGCATTTGAAAGAACACGGAACCTTACCGGAACGTTCGTATGAAGCCTTGAATGGCCGATACGAAAAAGATGAAGAAGGCGAAACGGATTCAGACGAGGTAAACCCGGATGTGACGGGCGCACCGAATGATCCATCATCAGGAGATTTGCCGGAAGAAGGCTCATCCACTGATTCGCAAGGACCGATCCGAGAAGACCGTAAATAACCGAAAGCCGGTGCCACCCCTGAAAAGGGCTTGGCGTCGGCTTTTTGCTTTTGTAGAATTATGGTATGATGTGTTGGAAATTCAGCAGATAAATGGGGAGAATTTATGATCTTAGTGATGGATACAGGCAATACCAATATCGTCCTTGGCGTATACGATAATGAAACACTGCTGCACCATTGGCGGATGGAAACCGACCGCCATAAAACCGAAGATGAATACGCCATGCAGATCAAAGCGTTTTTGAATCATGTCGGACTGGGCTTTGAAGCGATTGACGGCGTCATCATGTCATCCGTCGTCCCGCCGATCATGTTTGCGCTAGAGCGTATGGCGCAAAAATATTTCCACACCAAAGCACTGGTCGTCGGGCCTGGCGTCAAGACCGGCCTCAACATTAAATACGAAAACCCGCGTGAAGTCGGTGCAGACCGCATTGTCAATGCCGTCGCAGCGATACAGGAATACGGCGGCCCCTTGATCATCGTCGACTTCGGCACTGCCAATACTTTCTGTTACATCGACGAAAAAAATCAATACCAAGGCGGCGCCATCGCCCCGGGGATCCAAAGCTCGACCGAAGCGCTGTACACGCGCGCCTCGAAATTGCCGCGCATTGAAATCGCGCGTCCCGATTCGGTTGTCGGGAAAAATACCATTTCGGCCATGCAGGCGGGCATCGTCTATGGCTACGTCGGCCAGGCAGAAGGCATCATCACTCGCATGAAAAAACAAAGCAAGCAGCATCCGACCGTCATCGCGACAGGCGGACTTGCGCCGTTAATTGCCGCAGAGTCGGATATGATCGACCATGTCGACCCGTTTTTAACATTGAAAGGCCTGCATTTCATTTATAAACGCAATCAAGCGTAAGGAAAGGAATGATCATTATGCCAGATTATTTAGTTCGCGGACTTGGTTTTAATGGCAACGTTCGTGCATTTGCAGTCAATACGACAGAAACAGTAGGGGAGGCGCAGCGCCGCCACCAAACATGGCCTGCTGCAACCGCAGCTCTTGGGCGTTTAATGACAGGCGGCGTGATGTTTGGCGCGATGCTTAAAGGAGAAGACCGCGTCACCTTGAAAATCGAAGCAGGCGGGCCGATTGGATATCTATTGGTCGATAGCGACGCCAAAGGCAATGTGCGCGGCTATGTCGC includes these proteins:
- a CDS encoding type III pantothenate kinase; the protein is MILVMDTGNTNIVLGVYDNETLLHHWRMETDRHKTEDEYAMQIKAFLNHVGLGFEAIDGVIMSSVVPPIMFALERMAQKYFHTKALVVGPGVKTGLNIKYENPREVGADRIVNAVAAIQEYGGPLIIVDFGTANTFCYIDEKNQYQGGAIAPGIQSSTEALYTRASKLPRIEIARPDSVVGKNTISAMQAGIVYGYVGQAEGIITRMKKQSKQHPTVIATGGLAPLIAAESDMIDHVDPFLTLKGLHFIYKRNQA
- a CDS encoding S1 domain-containing RNA-binding protein, whose translation is MSIEVGSKLEGKVTGITNFGAFVQLPTGATGLVHISEVADNYVKDINDHLKVGEMVEVKVMNVEADGKIGLSIRKAKPQPEGGTSRPSRPRPNNRSFDRAPKETFETKMAKFLKDSEDNLSTLKRATESKRGGRGAKRG
- the tilS gene encoding tRNA lysidine(34) synthetase TilS, which translates into the protein MNHYEQTMLAYHTKHGLFETGEQLVIGVSGGIDSMVLLHFLSKKRHQLGVHLTAVHIDHMLRGEQSAQDRRFVEQQCKLWEVPCESFAVPIPAILAENGGNTQSVCREERYRIFEQVMEKTESTVLITAHHADDQLETILMEGMRGSLRNGAFGMRIKRPFGGGMLVRPQLAVTKAEIAQYAELNKVPYREDPSNASDTYTRNRIRKTIVPAMAQENPRAASHFSELAEQINEDAAFLQQLAVQMLKELLLSGQELLISAESFRSHPSALQKRMVLLLLNYLYDDKRVLITSHLAEQVRELLQSSSGTVFLHLPQNYMMIRQYDQVFFEKSKEFLQRQRADIGHVWSPPVLGSRYRVVPVGEEPEAENAVFWYFHSEETDFTLRGREPGDRILLAGMNQAKKLARLMIDEKIPAQQRDNWPIIVAGTNRVLLVPGLRTAACLSRTKRSEDNRVLVKQCIDYAK
- a CDS encoding DinB family protein, whose product is MEQQQVLQAFEDYEVYMESLQKTLSESDDAHKPIADGKWSIAQMVMHLTEWDRFIRSERLPHMEEGAHLDPLPEVDEFNRRAIDKAETMNFSSIVTQAIEERRLLRERLASATPSQWNAVYYVDDKNMTMGRYFGGLAEHDAHHFKQIDTFLT
- a CDS encoding FtsB family cell division protein, producing MKREKMHENQGVTPLQNEYTRAAEIEDARKKRHKVVLYRRLAVFGLVVLLTSIWLGSTIYAQSQTIAGKEQLQQEKLAELEEVQKQQAKLEEQIRLLNDDDYVSKLARKDYFLSDEGEIIFTLPNDGEKPQEDGEEKE
- the ftsH gene encoding ATP-dependent zinc metalloprotease FtsH, whose translation is MNRIFRYTIFYLLIFLVIIGILGTFNNSNQPTQNIGYGDFLDALNAGEITEVTIQPDAQVYEVTGRMTDYDEGESFVTNVPIENEALVAQIDELATAQEGVEVEFLKAPQTSGWVSFFTGIIPFIIIFILFFFLLNQSQGGGGGRVMNFGKSKAKLYDDQKQKVRFDDVAGADEEKQELVEVVDFLKDPKRFGEIGARIPKGILLVGPPGTGKTLLARAVAGEAGVPFFSISGSDFVEMFVGVGASRVRDLFENAKKNAPCIIFIDEIDAVGRQRGAGLGGGHDEREQTLNQLLVEMDGFGANEGIIIIAATNRPDILDPALLRPGRFDRQITVGRPDVKGREEVLKVHARNKPLDDTVDMKAIAQRTPGFSGADLENLLNEAALVAARRNKKKIDMSDIDEATDRVIAGPAKKNRVISKKERNIVAYHESGHTVIGLILDDADIVHKVTIVPRGQAGGYAVMLPREDRYFMTKPELLDKIAGLLGGRVAEDIVFGEVSTGAHNDFQRATAIARSMVTEYGMSDKIGPIQFGQSQGGNVFLGRDFNSDQNYSDAIAFEIDQEIQRIIKEQYVRTKEILTEKRELLELLANTLLEVETLDAAQIMHLKEHGTLPERSYEALNGRYEKDEEGETDSDEVNPDVTGAPNDPSSGDLPEEGSSTDSQGPIREDRK
- the hpt gene encoding hypoxanthine phosphoribosyltransferase, giving the protein MLQKDIKEVLISEQQLQEKARELGDTLTRDYEGKYPLAIGVLKGAMPFMGDLMKRFDGYVEMDFMDVSSYGNATVSSGEVKIVKDLNASVEGRDLLIIEDIIDSGLTLSYLVDLFKYRKANSIKIVTLLDKPTGRKVDLKADYIGFEVPDAFVVGYGLDYAEKYRNLPYIGILEPAVYSGEEE
- the argF gene encoding ornithine carbamoyltransferase: MTMIMPLAPTVAQEDFLSLKDYSTEEIIDLLNLAIELKKPENKHLPLLKGKVLGMIFEKSSTRTRVSFEAGMLQLGGHAMFLSSQDTQLGRGETIADTARVLSGYLDGLMIRTFHQSAVEELAQFSSIPVINGLTDDYHPCQVLADLMTLIEHFGELKGRKLAYIGDGNNMANSLMIGAAKVGLDIAIAAPKGYEPQAEMVELAQAIAKDTGSVVTVTHDPIEAVKNSDAIYTDVWASMGQEAEAIKRLNDFEGFQVNADLVQHAKADYIFMHCLPAHREEEVTTDILEGPHSVIFQEAENRLHAQKAVLVTLMGD
- a CDS encoding carbamoyl phosphate synthase small subunit, whose protein sequence is MTGKLILANGASFTGTWHGTQAAVQGEVVFFTGMTGYEEVITDPSYKGQVIVFSYPLIGQYGIESLYAQSEKIQASGIIVAELYAGPLPKQAISLAQFAEAQDVPLLSGIDTRSVIQHVRETGTMPAQLLHENTTEQPWQMIKTDFFPAGEAAETKQIGEGPLHIGLVDFHYKASILKELLALGCTVSIIPYNGAADLPESLGVDGLLFSNGPGDPQALNSRLPVYRDWAERYPSFGICLGHQVLAAAFGAKTAKLAYGHRGANHPVKNNKTGRVSMSSQNHSYVVEAESLNETPFEVLYENVNDGSIEGLIHPQLPITTVQFHPEAAPGPADHLALFHQFLETANEMKKVKMHA